From Methylocystis sp. ATCC 49242, one genomic window encodes:
- a CDS encoding SufE family protein: MAIDEIIGNFELLEEWEDRYRYLIELGRTLEPLPKDAYTDENKVRGCASQVWLETTRGQDAAGAPILTFRGDSDAHIVRGLVALVLALYSGRGAQEIVDTDAMPLFRELGLAEHLTPQRANGLRSMVERIKKEARDALAA; the protein is encoded by the coding sequence ATGGCCATCGACGAAATCATCGGCAATTTCGAGCTGCTCGAAGAGTGGGAGGACCGCTACCGCTATCTGATCGAACTGGGCCGCACGCTGGAGCCGCTGCCCAAGGACGCCTACACCGACGAAAACAAGGTGCGCGGCTGCGCAAGCCAGGTGTGGCTGGAGACGACGCGCGGGCAGGACGCCGCCGGCGCGCCGATCCTGACCTTTCGCGGCGACAGCGACGCCCATATCGTGCGCGGGCTCGTGGCGCTCGTGCTGGCGCTTTATTCCGGGCGCGGGGCGCAAGAGATTGTCGACACCGACGCCATGCCGCTCTTCAGGGAGCTCGGCCTCGCCGAGCATCTGACGCCGCAGCGCGCCAACGGCCTGCGCTCCATGGTAGAGCGGATCAAGAAGGAGGCGCGCGACGCGCTGGCGGCTTGA
- a CDS encoding DUF6477 family protein yields MSDTLHRTTARAKIRAFERLKAAAGGAVDSALTASLAGYDRREALARFHRLPIETILSETPEAAREVLREIERAMRVERARKGHWSYDLNRHIALLVAHRAETRRLARLLGETGARRNGDAFHDARHCLNSGVSSADAKGK; encoded by the coding sequence ATGTCCGACACCCTGCATCGCACCACCGCCCGCGCCAAGATCCGCGCCTTCGAGCGCCTGAAAGCCGCCGCCGGCGGCGCGGTCGATTCCGCACTGACCGCCAGTCTCGCGGGATATGACCGAAGAGAGGCGCTTGCGCGCTTTCATCGTCTGCCGATCGAAACCATTCTGAGTGAGACGCCGGAGGCCGCTCGCGAGGTGCTCCGCGAGATCGAGCGCGCCATGCGCGTCGAGCGGGCCCGCAAGGGGCATTGGAGCTACGACCTCAATCGGCACATCGCGCTGCTCGTCGCGCATCGCGCCGAAACCCGGCGGCTGGCGCGACTTCTCGGCGAAACAGGCGCCCGGCGCAACGGGGACGCTTTTCACGACGCCCGGCATTGCTTAAATTCCGGAGTCTCTTCAGCCGACGCCAAAGGCAAATGA
- a CDS encoding DUF1501 domain-containing protein produces the protein MRLHRRDVIKGLAAFGPATATGRVWAAPKADGRLLIVFLRGAYDAANIVIPVSSSFYYAARPTLAIPRPDSAFGTNSPATAPATLNSALPLDSDWGLHPALRETIFPLYAKAQVAFVPFAGTDDVTRSHFETQDTIELGQNIDGERNFRSGFMARLAAALTGVRPIAFTDQAPLIFRGGEAIPNIAINMVGKLAIDERQAQLITSMYDGLPVATSVREGFRVRDGVYNALSDHMMDASRGAVSPKGFELSARRIGRLMREQFNLAFVDVGGWDTHINQGGATGYLADRIAELGRGLTGFMEEIGPGWSDTVVVVISEFGRTFRENGNRGTDHGHGSVYWVLGGGIKGGRIAGEQTPVDEAHLFQNRDYPVLTDYRALLGGLLARMYGFDRASLEKIFPATRPADLNLL, from the coding sequence ATGCGCCTTCATCGCCGTGACGTCATCAAAGGGCTGGCGGCGTTCGGCCCCGCAACGGCGACTGGCAGGGTGTGGGCGGCTCCCAAAGCCGACGGCCGCTTGCTGATCGTGTTTCTGCGGGGCGCTTATGACGCCGCCAATATCGTGATTCCGGTCAGCAGCAGTTTTTATTACGCCGCGCGGCCGACACTGGCGATTCCCAGGCCGGATTCCGCATTTGGGACAAACTCGCCGGCGACAGCGCCCGCCACGCTCAATTCCGCCCTCCCCCTCGACAGCGACTGGGGACTTCATCCCGCCTTGCGCGAGACGATTTTCCCGCTTTACGCCAAGGCGCAGGTCGCATTCGTGCCTTTCGCGGGAACGGACGATGTGACGCGCAGCCATTTCGAGACGCAGGACACGATCGAACTGGGACAGAATATCGACGGAGAAAGAAATTTTCGCTCCGGATTCATGGCGCGTCTCGCCGCCGCGCTGACAGGCGTCCGGCCGATCGCCTTCACCGATCAGGCGCCGCTGATCTTCCGGGGAGGCGAAGCCATCCCCAACATCGCCATCAACATGGTGGGCAAGTTGGCGATAGACGAACGGCAGGCGCAGCTGATCACATCAATGTATGACGGTCTGCCCGTTGCGACCTCTGTGCGCGAAGGCTTTCGCGTGCGCGACGGGGTCTATAATGCGCTCTCGGATCACATGATGGACGCTAGCCGCGGGGCTGTCTCACCGAAGGGATTCGAACTTTCCGCGCGCCGTATCGGACGCCTGATGCGCGAGCAGTTCAACCTCGCCTTCGTTGACGTGGGCGGCTGGGACACGCATATCAACCAGGGCGGCGCAACAGGTTATCTCGCCGATCGAATAGCAGAGCTGGGCCGAGGGCTCACTGGATTCATGGAGGAGATTGGGCCGGGCTGGAGCGACACCGTTGTCGTCGTCATCTCCGAATTCGGCCGTACGTTCCGCGAAAATGGAAATCGCGGCACAGATCATGGCCACGGCAGCGTTTACTGGGTGCTTGGTGGAGGGATCAAGGGCGGCCGCATTGCTGGGGAGCAGACGCCAGTCGACGAAGCCCATCTGTTCCAGAATCGTGACTATCCGGTGCTGACGGATTATCGGGCCTTGTTGGGCGGGCTGCTGGCGCGCATGTATGGCTTCGATCGCGCTTCTCTCGAGAAGATTTTTCCAGCGACACGCCCCGCAGATCTAAACTTGCTGTAA
- a CDS encoding helix-turn-helix domain-containing protein, with the protein MASAISVSVPCPGAIAGLSAGTAAAAVGVPAAMLAAPTRSRPTVARARQLAVYLHHFALGASVSACARLFARDRATVRNALARIETMRDDPRFDHCAARLQAAIAAQRDMILALIAEGAAQ; encoded by the coding sequence ATGGCTTCCGCAATTTCAGTTTCCGTCCCCTGTCCCGGCGCCATAGCCGGCTTGAGCGCCGGCACGGCGGCGGCCGCCGTCGGCGTGCCGGCCGCAATGCTCGCCGCTCCCACCCGAAGCCGCCCGACGGTGGCGCGGGCGCGCCAGCTCGCCGTCTATCTTCATCATTTCGCGCTGGGCGCGAGCGTCTCGGCCTGCGCCCGCCTCTTTGCGCGCGACCGCGCCACCGTGCGCAACGCCCTGGCGCGCATCGAGACCATGCGCGACGATCCGCGCTTCGATCATTGCGCCGCGCGACTGCAGGCCGCCATCGCGGCCCAACGGGACATGATTTTGGCGCTCATCGCCGAAGGAGCCGCGCAATGA
- the cysE gene encoding serine O-acetyltransferase: MDSAPRPEDLSALCAKGEDAMWAHMRAEAEEALRLDPALTPLFMGELLSRHCFEEAVIHRVSGRLGASALDVAAIADAFLEALESDPSIGEAFRADAAAYVERDPACRRLIEPLLYYKGFHAIQASRLAHALWGAGKRDFAFYIQSRTSDALAADIHPAARFGKGIFLDHATGFVVGETAVVEDDVSILHSVTLGGTGKAAGDRHPKVRRGVMIGAGSKILGNIEIGACSRIAAGSVVLAAIPPNSIVAGVPAKVVGVEPSAQPARDMDQILRGLAYDSFDYVI, translated from the coding sequence ATGGATTCCGCCCCGCGTCCCGAGGATCTGAGCGCCCTCTGCGCGAAGGGCGAGGATGCGATGTGGGCGCATATGCGCGCAGAGGCGGAGGAAGCGCTCCGCCTCGACCCCGCGCTGACGCCGCTCTTCATGGGCGAATTGCTGAGCCGTCACTGTTTCGAGGAAGCGGTCATTCATCGCGTGAGCGGGCGGCTCGGCGCCTCGGCTCTCGACGTGGCGGCGATCGCCGACGCTTTTCTCGAGGCGCTGGAAAGCGACCCGTCGATCGGCGAGGCCTTCCGCGCCGACGCCGCGGCCTATGTGGAGCGCGACCCGGCCTGCCGGCGGCTGATCGAGCCCCTGCTCTATTACAAGGGGTTCCACGCAATCCAGGCCTCCCGGCTGGCCCACGCGCTCTGGGGCGCGGGAAAGCGCGACTTCGCCTTCTACATCCAGAGCCGAACCTCCGACGCGCTCGCCGCCGACATTCACCCGGCGGCGCGTTTCGGAAAGGGTATTTTCCTCGATCACGCCACGGGCTTCGTCGTCGGGGAGACGGCGGTGGTGGAGGACGACGTCTCGATCCTGCACAGCGTGACGCTCGGCGGCACGGGCAAGGCGGCGGGCGACCGCCACCCCAAGGTGCGGCGCGGCGTGATGATCGGCGCGGGCTCGAAAATTCTCGGCAATATCGAAATAGGCGCCTGTTCGCGCATCGCGGCCGGTTCGGTCGTGCTGGCGGCGATCCCGCCGAACTCCATCGTCGCCGGCGTGCCGGCGAAAGTCGTCGGCGTCGAGCCCTCGGCGCAGCCGGCGCGCGACATGGACCAGATCCTGCGCGGGCTGGCCTATGATTCCTTCGATTACGTTATTTGA
- a CDS encoding DUF1800 domain-containing protein — protein sequence MRRSNLFKTITRLFLAALACLAPAIVAAQTPAQPSARDVAMVDAVTWGVNGSSIDSYMALGPQRWLQAQLRPSGELNLPVAAQKQIDALRVTHESPFDMATEIANLLSVAKEIADPAQRAAAQLAVQREMNDIARQAATRTILRALYSPDQLRERMTWFWFNHFNVHQNKANVRVLVADYEDRAIRANALGRFRDLLEATLRHPAMLRYLDNADNAAGRINENYAREIMELHTMGVGSGYTQKDVEELARILTGVGVDPRPVDPKLRPDLQLQLVRDGLFEFNPARHDYGDKVFLGRVIKGRGFAEVEQALDMLAAQPATARHVSRRIATYFVADDPPTALVERMADRFTKTQGDIAGVLETMFRSPEFAASLGTRFKDPMRYVVSAVRLAYDGKVILNTGPIQNWLNRLGEGLYGHQTPDGYPLSSSAWNGPGQMMARFEIARQIGSGAAGLFKPPEADAVATPAFPLLQNALYFSALGRMLRPPTATALDLAMSAQEWNTLFLSSPEFMNLRPLAEGGSHAPSSP from the coding sequence ATGCGGCGATCGAATCTATTCAAGACGATTACCCGACTGTTTCTCGCGGCGCTCGCTTGTTTGGCGCCGGCAATCGTTGCCGCGCAGACGCCCGCGCAACCTTCCGCACGGGACGTCGCCATGGTCGACGCCGTAACCTGGGGCGTGAACGGCTCGAGCATCGACTCTTACATGGCGTTGGGGCCGCAACGCTGGCTGCAGGCGCAATTGCGCCCATCTGGGGAGTTGAATCTTCCAGTCGCGGCGCAGAAGCAGATCGACGCATTGCGCGTGACGCATGAGTCGCCCTTCGACATGGCGACGGAAATCGCCAATCTACTGAGCGTCGCGAAGGAGATCGCGGACCCGGCCCAGAGAGCCGCCGCGCAGCTCGCCGTCCAGCGGGAAATGAACGATATCGCGCGGCAGGCGGCGACCCGCACGATCCTTCGGGCGCTTTATTCGCCCGACCAGTTGCGCGAGCGCATGACGTGGTTCTGGTTCAACCACTTCAATGTTCATCAAAACAAGGCGAATGTGCGCGTGCTCGTCGCAGACTACGAGGACCGGGCGATCCGGGCCAATGCGCTGGGACGCTTTCGCGATCTGCTCGAAGCCACGCTTCGCCATCCGGCGATGCTTCGCTATCTCGACAACGCCGACAACGCGGCCGGTCGAATCAATGAGAACTACGCCCGCGAGATCATGGAGCTGCACACGATGGGCGTGGGCTCCGGATATACCCAGAAGGACGTAGAGGAACTTGCCCGCATACTGACCGGGGTCGGCGTTGATCCGCGGCCGGTCGATCCGAAGCTCCGGCCAGACCTTCAGCTCCAGCTCGTTCGCGACGGGCTTTTCGAGTTCAATCCTGCGCGCCACGACTATGGCGACAAGGTTTTCCTGGGGCGCGTCATCAAAGGCCGCGGCTTTGCCGAAGTCGAACAGGCGCTGGACATGCTCGCCGCACAGCCGGCCACGGCCCGCCATGTCTCGCGGCGGATCGCGACCTATTTCGTGGCGGACGATCCGCCCACAGCGCTCGTAGAGCGGATGGCCGATCGATTCACGAAGACACAGGGCGACATCGCCGGCGTGCTGGAGACGATGTTCCGCTCCCCGGAGTTCGCCGCATCGCTCGGAACGCGATTCAAGGATCCGATGCGCTATGTGGTTTCGGCGGTCCGTCTCGCCTATGACGGCAAGGTTATTCTCAATACCGGACCCATCCAGAATTGGCTGAACCGGCTCGGCGAAGGCCTTTATGGCCACCAGACGCCCGACGGCTATCCCCTGTCGTCTTCTGCCTGGAACGGTCCCGGGCAAATGATGGCTCGCTTCGAGATTGCACGGCAGATCGGTTCGGGCGCCGCTGGCCTTTTCAAGCCGCCGGAGGCTGACGCCGTCGCGACGCCGGCTTTTCCTCTTTTGCAGAATGCGCTCTACTTCAGCGCGCTGGGCCGGATGTTGCGCCCGCCCACGGCGACGGCGCTCGATTTGGCGATGTCCGCGCAGGAATGGAACACGCTGTTCCTGTCCTCCCCGGAATTCATGAATCTGAGGCCTCTCGCGGAAGGAGGATCCCATGCGCCTTCATCGCCGTGA
- a CDS encoding LemA family protein: MSLMTRWRALAVAIVAGLSLSGCGYNTIPTLEENAKAKWSDVQSQYQRRADLIPNLVATVQGYAKQEKDVLTSVVEARAKATSVKVDASTLTDPEKMKQFQEAQAQLTGALGRLMVISEAYPDLKSNQNFLALQSQLEGTENRINVARRDYIEAVREFNTSLRTFPTLLWAKTFFSGTKPMAEFTANEAAQTAPQVKF; encoded by the coding sequence ATGAGCCTCATGACCCGCTGGCGCGCACTCGCCGTCGCGATCGTTGCCGGACTTTCGCTCTCGGGCTGCGGCTACAACACCATTCCCACGCTGGAAGAGAACGCCAAGGCGAAATGGTCGGACGTGCAGTCGCAATATCAGCGCCGCGCTGATCTCATTCCCAATCTCGTCGCCACCGTGCAGGGATACGCCAAGCAGGAAAAGGACGTGCTCACCTCCGTCGTCGAGGCGCGCGCCAAGGCGACCTCGGTGAAGGTCGACGCCTCGACGCTGACCGACCCCGAGAAAATGAAACAGTTTCAGGAGGCTCAGGCGCAGCTCACCGGCGCGCTCGGGCGGCTGATGGTGATCAGCGAAGCCTATCCCGACCTCAAGTCGAACCAGAACTTCCTCGCGCTGCAATCGCAACTCGAGGGCACCGAGAACCGCATAAATGTCGCGCGGCGCGATTACATTGAGGCGGTGCGGGAGTTCAACACGTCGCTGCGCACCTTCCCGACGCTTCTGTGGGCCAAAACCTTCTTCTCCGGCACGAAACCCATGGCGGAGTTCACCGCCAATGAAGCCGCGCAGACAGCGCCGCAAGTGAAGTTCTAG
- a CDS encoding universal stress protein — protein MSQKKHIVAATDFSQHSAEAVERGFMIASQWSARYTILHAVELDALSLFQALFAENPDLGEKLAAVERNRLREFICALPHPEGVHAELRVESGPASVAIPDFLSSAGGDLLVIGAHGGGFFDRLVPGSTASALLRESRGPVLIVRNKPREPYRRVLVAVDFSPASESAVALARDIAPEASLTLIHIFDAPFEGMLRLAGVDDWKIASYEMEAKRQAGQKLESLMRGQGLTPAQCSTVVIQGDPTRQLLRYEENLGCDLIIVGKHGTHLSEELLLGSKTNHLLAMSRRDLLVVVDPRGPAAPEGI, from the coding sequence ATGTCGCAGAAAAAGCACATTGTCGCGGCGACGGATTTCTCGCAGCATTCCGCCGAGGCGGTCGAGAGAGGCTTCATGATCGCGAGCCAGTGGTCCGCGCGCTACACGATTCTGCATGCGGTAGAACTCGACGCCTTATCCCTGTTTCAGGCGCTCTTTGCCGAAAATCCCGATCTTGGCGAAAAACTCGCAGCTGTGGAACGCAACCGGCTGCGCGAGTTCATCTGCGCCCTGCCGCATCCGGAGGGCGTTCATGCTGAACTGCGAGTCGAGAGCGGCCCCGCCTCCGTCGCGATACCCGACTTTTTGTCGTCTGCGGGCGGCGATCTGCTCGTGATCGGCGCGCATGGAGGCGGATTTTTCGATCGTCTCGTACCGGGATCGACGGCGTCCGCCCTGTTGCGCGAAAGCCGGGGACCGGTGCTCATTGTCAGGAACAAGCCGCGCGAGCCCTACCGCCGCGTCCTCGTGGCGGTCGATTTTTCGCCCGCGTCAGAATCCGCCGTCGCTCTCGCTCGCGACATCGCGCCGGAGGCGTCGCTGACACTCATTCATATCTTCGACGCTCCGTTCGAGGGAATGTTGCGGCTCGCCGGAGTCGACGACTGGAAGATCGCCTCCTATGAAATGGAGGCGAAACGCCAGGCCGGACAGAAACTCGAGAGCTTGATGAGGGGACAGGGGCTCACGCCGGCTCAATGCTCCACCGTGGTCATTCAGGGAGATCCGACGCGGCAGCTCCTCAGATATGAGGAGAACCTCGGATGCGACCTTATCATTGTGGGCAAGCACGGAACACACCTCAGCGAGGAGCTGCTCCTCGGCAGCAAGACCAATCATCTCCTCGCGATGTCGAGGCGCGATCTGCTCGTTGTCGTCGACCCGCGCGGGCCGGCCGCGCCGGAAGGGATCTGA
- a CDS encoding DUF6456 domain-containing protein, with amino-acid sequence MTKNSRKKSKVDDAAARALRRLLEALSEAGARAAASDLQDDTIVVLAARNGVTVVRARLPASTGAAAIAEGLVEWEREGATRRLRITGAGRAHLRRLEAPADSTTDPFRAQHSLYVARPLEKGARPTLVNEAESPLAWLARRKGRDGRPFLQPAQVEAGERFRRDVEQAQILQRVTANWEASIASSRRGSDAGVAVTEIAMDARKRLSSACDAVGPELAGLLTDVCGYLKGLELVESERGWPARSGKLVLRIALDRLARHYGIASEATGPARARGVLHWGAEDYRPAL; translated from the coding sequence ATGACGAAGAATTCACGCAAGAAATCAAAAGTCGACGACGCCGCGGCTCGCGCCCTGCGCCGTCTTCTGGAAGCGCTGAGCGAGGCGGGCGCCCGCGCGGCGGCAAGCGATCTGCAGGACGACACGATTGTCGTGCTCGCGGCAAGGAATGGCGTGACGGTCGTGCGCGCCAGGCTGCCGGCCTCGACCGGCGCCGCCGCCATCGCGGAGGGACTCGTGGAATGGGAGCGCGAGGGGGCGACGCGTCGCCTGCGCATCACCGGGGCAGGACGCGCCCATTTGCGCCGTCTGGAGGCGCCAGCCGACTCGACGACGGACCCTTTCCGCGCCCAGCACAGCCTCTATGTCGCGCGACCATTGGAGAAAGGCGCGCGGCCGACGCTTGTCAACGAGGCCGAGAGCCCACTCGCCTGGCTCGCGCGGCGCAAGGGCCGCGATGGTCGGCCGTTTCTCCAACCCGCGCAGGTCGAGGCCGGCGAGCGCTTCCGTCGCGATGTGGAGCAGGCGCAGATCCTTCAGCGCGTCACCGCCAATTGGGAGGCCTCGATCGCCTCATCCCGCCGCGGCTCCGACGCCGGCGTAGCTGTGACGGAGATCGCCATGGACGCCCGAAAGCGTCTCTCCAGCGCCTGTGACGCCGTGGGGCCGGAGCTCGCCGGACTGCTCACCGACGTCTGCGGCTATCTGAAGGGGCTCGAGCTGGTGGAGAGCGAACGCGGCTGGCCGGCGCGCTCGGGCAAGTTGGTGCTGCGCATCGCGCTGGACCGGCTCGCCCGGCACTATGGGATCGCCAGCGAGGCGACAGGGCCGGCGCGGGCGCGCGGTGTCCTGCATTGGGGAGCGGAGGATTACCGGCCGGCTCTGTGA
- a CDS encoding rhamnan synthesis F family protein, translating into MNFNTIWYLHAYQDVARQNQNPLVDYVNGGQASGRLSSPPVDESSWMTKAAENEFLPASAREFIACYDMIKKSVLFDETFYTTCYPDAQGDPLEHFIRNGWRLGYHPSPNFDMRKYLQSYEDVRASGQNPLIHYLKSGRREGRRIEPLPESETWKLHAGTRVHQGAPLYATLFEKQISATLLDESGLFDAEWYLNRYPDVRSAGMDPRGHFISSGSAEFRSPGPGFDAEWYCRRYEDVLDEGYEPLVHYVKFGRAEGRDATPPTPDYTYTYALSDPGPIPDVVPARRPINDHDFALEVPFHYAPDINMDKPVAAIVHAFYPDLLEHILGYLENIPCAVDLYISTDSAEKAEIIGKVVRNWSKGSTDVRIMENRGRDIAPMIVGFRDVFAKHDIFLHVHTKRSPHAGDLLYHWRDYLLNTLFGTGDIARSVLSLFNDPKIGVVFPQHFFEVRRMLNWGFDYDLARNLLARVGVQLNKDLVLEFPSGSMFWGRTDAIRPLLDLDLQFSDFPEEAGQIDGTLAHAIERTLLMVAESKGYEWFKVARRDLYPLPDTVLKVTEPADLLRHRLRVFQPCLARADAAQCYERFGMPETRSILSYPSRNNRPRINLLIPSINPGDAYGGLSTAIRIFEEISSNLAGAFDRRIIVTDSHISSEALSRFSDYAQTMYFLSVGGRRRRRNRRRWHAAERASQPARQ; encoded by the coding sequence TTGAATTTCAATACGATCTGGTACCTGCACGCCTACCAGGACGTCGCGCGCCAGAATCAAAATCCGCTCGTTGATTATGTGAACGGCGGTCAGGCCAGCGGACGATTGAGTTCGCCCCCGGTCGACGAGAGCTCGTGGATGACTAAAGCCGCCGAAAATGAATTTCTGCCTGCCTCCGCGCGCGAATTCATCGCATGTTATGACATGATAAAAAAATCGGTGCTGTTCGACGAGACGTTTTACACGACATGCTACCCAGATGCGCAAGGCGATCCTCTGGAACATTTCATCCGAAATGGCTGGCGTCTAGGTTATCATCCCAGCCCAAACTTCGACATGCGGAAATATCTGCAGTCGTATGAAGACGTGAGAGCGTCAGGACAAAATCCCCTTATTCATTATCTGAAATCAGGCAGGCGCGAAGGGCGCAGGATCGAGCCTTTGCCTGAATCGGAAACCTGGAAATTACATGCTGGCACACGCGTGCATCAGGGCGCCCCACTCTACGCGACTCTCTTCGAGAAACAGATTTCGGCGACTCTACTCGATGAAAGCGGTCTGTTCGACGCCGAATGGTATTTGAATAGATATCCCGACGTCAGAAGCGCCGGCATGGATCCACGGGGCCATTTCATTTCATCGGGCAGCGCCGAGTTTCGAAGCCCCGGTCCCGGATTCGACGCTGAATGGTATTGCAGGCGATATGAAGATGTGCTCGACGAAGGATATGAGCCTCTCGTACACTATGTAAAATTCGGCAGAGCGGAAGGACGAGACGCGACGCCGCCGACGCCTGACTACACCTATACTTATGCGCTGAGCGACCCCGGCCCGATTCCGGACGTCGTTCCGGCGCGTCGACCGATCAATGATCACGATTTCGCGCTGGAAGTTCCATTTCACTATGCTCCCGACATAAACATGGACAAGCCCGTTGCGGCAATCGTTCATGCGTTTTACCCCGACCTACTCGAGCACATTCTCGGATATCTGGAAAATATTCCATGCGCTGTCGATTTGTACATTTCCACGGACTCGGCTGAAAAGGCGGAAATAATAGGCAAGGTAGTAAGAAATTGGTCCAAGGGCTCGACTGACGTCCGAATTATGGAAAACAGGGGCCGGGACATTGCTCCCATGATTGTCGGGTTTCGCGATGTATTTGCAAAACACGACATATTTTTACATGTTCATACGAAGCGGTCCCCGCACGCGGGCGATCTGCTGTATCATTGGAGGGACTACTTACTGAATACACTATTTGGAACCGGGGACATTGCCCGGTCAGTCCTCTCGCTGTTCAACGATCCAAAAATTGGCGTCGTGTTTCCCCAGCACTTTTTCGAGGTGCGGCGCATGCTGAACTGGGGTTTTGACTATGACTTGGCAAGGAACCTTCTCGCGCGCGTCGGCGTCCAGCTCAACAAGGATCTTGTGCTGGAATTTCCGTCAGGCTCCATGTTCTGGGGCCGGACGGACGCCATTCGTCCCTTGCTCGACCTGGATCTCCAGTTTTCCGATTTTCCTGAAGAGGCGGGCCAGATCGATGGCACTCTCGCCCATGCAATCGAGCGGACGTTGCTGATGGTCGCAGAGTCCAAGGGATATGAATGGTTCAAGGTCGCCAGGCGAGATCTCTATCCCTTGCCGGACACAGTTCTGAAGGTAACGGAGCCTGCTGACCTATTGAGACATCGACTTCGCGTATTTCAGCCCTGTCTCGCCCGCGCAGATGCGGCGCAATGCTATGAGCGTTTCGGCATGCCGGAGACGCGTTCGATCCTGTCCTATCCGTCGCGAAACAACAGGCCGCGGATAAATTTGTTGATCCCTTCCATCAACCCCGGGGACGCTTACGGTGGATTATCGACGGCGATCAGGATTTTCGAAGAAATATCATCGAACCTGGCGGGGGCCTTCGATCGTCGAATCATCGTTACGGACAGCCATATTTCCAGCGAAGCACTGAGCAGATTCAGCGATTATGCGCAGACAATGTATTTTCTTTCAGTCGGAGGACGACGGCGTCGCCGAAATCGTCGGCGCTGGCACGCGGCGGAACGGGCGTCTCAACCTGCGCGCCAATGA